Below is a genomic region from Ziziphus jujuba cultivar Dongzao chromosome 7, ASM3175591v1.
TCTCAGTGCTTTGCAATTCGATCTCTGCCTCTCACACTATCCCAAGTCTTCATCTTAAACTACTCTCTAAATCCTTCATCAAATGCTATCTTAATTTATATCTCTGTTTTCTCCTCAACATATCATGGCTACCTTCTTATttactttgatatatatatatatatatatatatttgatttttagcATTGCCAGCGTGAGCTTTCTTTGTTGTTTAATCTTCTGCtttcattatgattattattattattattattatttgcttctCAGATATGGAGACCAAAGTCAAATCTTTCTTCCATCAAATGCCATTAGTTTTGATCGCATGAGGAGCACGTGTCATTTCCGTTAGTTTTGTTTTAACAACCGTTGAGAATTGTACAAAAATGACAACAAAACAATAGTATAGGTGAAAATGGGTTAAAATTTCAAGTCTACatggttaaaaaaagaaaagaaaaagtaaaaaaagaaagataaatttcAGATAGGTAGAGTATTATTCACcctattttttaatctttaatatttgattgatgGTATGATATGATATTTGGAAGATTCTTCAACTGGCCGCACTTAATTGTAGAACACTTTGGAAAAAACCAaagaataatcaattaaatggaTAACCATAAACATATAAACAACTTCAAGAAGCAAGAAAAAAGTGGATAATTAAATTGAGAaatgtctaaaataaataaataaaagtcattGGTTCAATGAGGGCAAATACGTGTTAATTCGTTGTTAGCAGTCAAACGAGGAGATATTAGTCAATTGACAAATTTAGATTGAACCCCACCAACGGACAACACACCCCTTTACAGCATGTTTGTCTATGTCCACGTAAAATCGATTCAAAGGAGGTGgaaaatcccaaaataaaagaaacagaaagaaTAAATAACCTGTACGATcagctaaaaataaataataataataataataatttattaataaatggataagaaaattattattattattttttgatctgAAAAAAAGTGGGAAAGAAGCGAAGAATAGATTTCATGAAATATGaccatatttttttgggtaaataaccACGAGGACATTTTATTAATAAGAGAGTTGAGGCTGCTTAAATATGAATTGAAAACGTTCGCTGCAAACGAAGAAAGAAAAGGGAGAATAGATTACTTTTTCCCTACGACTACGATCCGTTCTTATTCTTTGTACCACAAAACCtgctcaaaatttcataatttagcTTTGTaaacttttctattttctacCGAGCAAGGCCAAAAGGTTAATGAATCGCACGTCATTTCTGATGCAAAATACTATGTTAGAGCTAACAAGGAAaagattaaaatgaaaatgagaagttgttttcaaatttaaaaaaaaaaaaaaaatctgtataattttgttttttaaaaattattatttaaatatataaaaatataaaataactttatacaatatttttaatatttaaaatatctaCTTTTAACTTAAATCGGaaaacgtatatatatatatatttatttttttctttctgtttttacaGATTCCTTGCAAATTAAAGTTCATTAACTTTGATATATGCAGGATGAttcttttattctattttattttcttgggtATTTCTATCCAGTATTTCACACAACCCAAATTGTCAGGGTCTGCCTACTACGCTCAGGTTGGGCCAATGCACCTATGGGGTCCCAAAGATCGACCACTAGCCCTGaacctttttacttttttcgaGAACATCATTTAATGATCAatagttttaattatttaataattttgattaattattctCATGCCTTTAGattgttgatatttttaactttattttagtatagaaaatttgtattttcctttttggtatttatttttcatttaaaactaCTATTTTCTCATGCCACAATACTGAATTCAATGTCCACAtcccaaattataaaataaataaaaattgagtgATTTAGTAGGGAAAATTTGGTGGTTTATAAATATGGTAGCAAAATTGGGTCCGGTACAAACCCGTTGAAACTTGAATTTCAGATCTAAACTGAACCAAAGGCCCAAAATTTCTGGAAAGCCCAAATTCAGAATACGAAAAGGATGGgacaattaacaaaaacaaaccaAATCAGGAAATTTTCTTTGCTCTTGTTTGGGTTAGctttatacatataatatatttgttgcATACATTATGAAAATAGCTCTCCAATTCATCAGAATCTTTAGTATTAGACAATATTTGGAAGATTCTTCAACTGGGCCCACGTAAAATATAAAACtctgtagaaaaaaaaaaaaaacaaagaataatcaattaaatggtATAAGCGACCTCAAGaagcaaaaccccaaaaaaaaaaaaaaaatagaaaagaattaaaaattgagaaagtgtctaaaataaataaataaataaataaaagtgatCGGTTTTACGGGTGCAAATACGTGTTAACATAACTCGTTAGATACCTGTTAGCAGCCAAAGGAGGACACATTGGTCAATTCCCATTTGCCAGATTTAGATTGGACCCAACGAAATGACAACACACCCATTAAAAGCCTCCTTGTCTCTGTCTCCACATTTATAAAAATGGACGCAAAGGAGGTGgaaaatcccaaaataaataaaagaagaaacaaaaaatagaagaaaagacCTGTACGAtcagctaaaaataaaaaaataaaaaaataataattgcgTTAATTGGATTATAAAAGTGGGAAAGAATTAGATTTCATGAGATGATGACGAAACCATGAGGACATTTTATTAGGAAGACACGAGGGGTGTTTATAAAAGATGAGTTGAAAAAGGTTTACTTCTAACAAAGAAAGAACAGAACAGAGAGATTACTTTTTAACTACGACTACGACCCGTTCTTATTTTGTGTACCACAAAACCTCCTGAAAATTTCATAGTTTTTTAACTTTGTAAAATTTGCAAACTTTCTCAACTGACAAAGAAAAGGCCAAAAGCGGTGGTGGTGGAGTTTCAGGGATGGAGAATGAGGCGGAGATTGATCGGTTGCCAATGGACCTTCTGGCTCATATCTTTGTTATGATCAATTCATTCACTGATTTGGCCCAGTATGTTGCTTTTCTCTGTTATGTTCATACTTATTGTTTCTGATATTTtgtgggtttttttctttttttttttaatagtaagtattttttttaaaaacaaaattgttgGCGTGGTTGAAAATATTGGATGGCAGGGCAAGCTGTGTTTGCCGGAAATGGAAACACGGGGTGAAGCGGTCAATGGGTCGAAGAGAGAATTTGAGCTTTGCTGGTTGGAAGATGGACGATGACTCCACAGCTCGTCTTGTTCGCCATGCCTACAGCCTCAAAGAACTCGACATGTACTACTTTCTCTAATTTTACTCATATTTTATTGTTCTCTGTCTTGGCTTGAATACCAGACTAAATTCAATGCCATAAAACACCATTGCTGAGTAATGGGTATTTTAGAGTCTGATAGGATTGGTATACCAATTTTGTTTGGAGAATTTTGGCGCATTAATTATATTGCTTAATGGGCTAACAAAAGAAAACCGATCAAatctttttataaaatttaaatttttatgcgATCGTAGTTGGTTCTGCTGCTTCTGCAACTGCTCACAGCTGAGAGTGAAAAGTGGCATTTCACAGGTGAAGCCAATGAAATTGAGACTGGATAGTTGAATTCGTACGAAGAATTGGGTTTAAGGCAATTTTATGTTAGATAGTTGCTTCCTCTGTTTATACGTGGTTGGAGAATATACAAAAATGGAGCTTTGGGATTTGTTGAATTATGTTTTTCCAAAGACTGATCCCGTTCTTGTATTTTGATGAAATAGCAGTGGCCTTTTCTTACTGCTATTACTCCAAACCCATGAACAAGTTTGAAGTTTTTGTAAAATGTTTCTAAGATAATATCTTCAACATACGAATTTGGCATAAATACCTGCATTAATAATATTGTTCCAAGTTCTTGATTGTCTTTCTCAATTTTTCAGTTCAAGGGGCCGTTGGGCTTGCCATATAACTGACAATGGACTACATGAAATATCCAAGGCCAAGTGCATTGGCAATTTAACATCCATATCCCTTTGGGGTATGACTGGGATTACAGATGAAGGTGTTGTTCGTCTGGTATGGTTTTTTTCAGTTTCAATTTAATAACAGATAGCACTTTATCattgccttttttatttatttttaattattttttaatcttaaggATTTACTATTCATCTATTGATAACTTTTTGGCATGATGGTTGATTCTCTCTCTGTCTGAAGGAAGAGGAAGTGGGAACCACCATATTCCATTTATATTTGCTTCAAAACATAGACATCAATTCGAATATGTTTTTTGACTGTGCTTGATTAGATAgccttttgcttttatttttctgagGTCTGAGTTCCATCATTTCCAACAGATATCAAAAGCTAATTCCTTGCAGCACCTGAATATTGGTGGGACATTTATCACAGATGAATCACTGTTTGTCATTGCAGAAAGCTGTCCACAACTGAAGGTGAGAAAGTTTAGAGGGTTCTGAATTTCCAATGTTATTGAACAATGGATATTAGCTACTTAAGCACACAGGGAATATTATAAAGTAGTTTTTCATCTTTTCAGAGTATCGTCCTATGGAGCTGCCGCCATGTAACTGGGAACGGTCTTTTGATTCTTGTAAACAAGTGTCGGAAGCTCGAGTCGATAAATGTATGGGGAACTAGAGTTTCTATGGACTGCTTCATTTCTTTGCTTACAATTAGTCCAGCCCTTCAGATAAAACCCAGAGGCCTACTGTTAGATGTTGGCAATGCTCCTCTATTGCCACTTGCATAAGAAATCCACTCTTATGGTTGCTTGGAAATTTGCTTTGTGtgtatagataaatatttttttacttcaaAAGTTTGTGACTCATCAGCTAAACATATCCTTGCCCATTGCCAAAGGAGAAAAGGTGTGTGGAGGGAGAGGATTTTAGGAGCTATTTCAAGCTCTTCTTCTTCGTGGTTCATTTCAGATTGTATTCTTTTATGTAAAGATGTAAATaagttacaaaaaataataaaaataaataaaatgaataagagAATTAAAGGATCATCATCTTTGATTATCGGTGTTGTTTGAGGTATAGGTGTTCAAACATTAAGGCAAATTacgtcaaaaaataaaaataaaaaattaagggaAATATGTAAGGaaaatcattttaataataGTATGGAAGAGAgctggaaaaaaatatataaaaataaaaataaacgaaTATTAGCCAAATATATTGCCACCTTTGGTAGTGAAAAATCTTGTAGTCTGCAAGTTCTTTGATATTGCAGAGTTTTGACGGTAGGTGCAGAAGAAAGCAAAGCATATATCGGTAAAAGCCAAATCATATGCCATATCAATTCTAAACATTGCGTTTAACtattgcccctttttttttatggtgaaaATTATTGCGTTAAACTATTCAAATCAAATTCAGATCTCC
It encodes:
- the LOC107424516 gene encoding F-box protein At5g67140 — protein: MENEAEIDRLPMDLLAHIFVMINSFTDLAQASCVCRKWKHGVKRSMGRRENLSFAGWKMDDDSTARLVRHAYSLKELDISRGRWACHITDNGLHEISKAKCIGNLTSISLWGMTGITDEGVVRLISKANSLQHLNIGGTFITDESLFVIAESCPQLKSIVLWSCRHVTGNGLLILVNKCRKLESINVWGTRVSMDCFISLLTISPALQIKPRGLLLDVGNAPLLPLA